Genomic DNA from Gorilla gorilla gorilla isolate KB3781 chromosome 13, NHGRI_mGorGor1-v2.1_pri, whole genome shotgun sequence:
GCCCATCACCAACGCCACCCTGGACCGGGTGAGTGCCTGGGCTAGCCCTGTCCTGAGCACATGGGCAGCTGCCGCCCTTCTCTGGGCTTCCCTTTCCCTGCTGGCTGTGGTCGGACCCCCACTCCCGGCTCTGCCCTTTTCTCTTCTGGGTCCCCAGGGTGAAATTCTCACCAGCCCAGGGGACTCTGGAGGCACCCCCTGCCTCCAAACTCAGAAGCCTCACTGCAGAGCCCTTCACGGAGGACGGTTCtgtgctgggcctggagaggctgcctgGGGAGCAATGACTGATCCTCAGGGTGAGCTCCTGCATGCGCACTGCCCACCAGGGGCCTCGTCTCCCCATTTGCAAAATCAGGGAGAGATCTGCCTGAGTCTCCTCCCAGCTGACAGTCAAAGATTCAGCATCAAGCCCCCATCACCAGCTCCCACCTTATCCCCAGATCTCTGGCAAGTGGTTTTATATCGCATCAGCCTTTCGAAACGAGGAGTACAATAAGTCGGTTCAGGAGATCCAAGCAACCTTCTTTTACTTTACCCCCAACAAGACAGAGGACACGATCTTTCTCAGAGAGTACCAGACCCGGTGAGAGCCCCCATTCCAACATACCCCCATCTCAGCTTCTGGCCAGAAGACCTGAGCAAGTCCCTCCTTCTTCCTGGCCTTGGCCTTCCCATGGGTGGAACCGGGAGGGCTGGCTTTAATCTCCACCAGACTCTTGCCCCTGGACTGTGATGGGCGATTGGCCACTTCTCCTCGATAACATTACtgtttttcttctgccttctggTTGACTTTAGCCAGAACCAGTGCTTCTATAACTCCAGTTACCTGAATGTCCAGCGGGAGAATGGGACTGTCTCCAGATACGGTGAGGGCCAGCCCTCAGGCAGGAGGGTTCACCGTGGGAACAGGGCAGGACAGCATAAGGTGGGGGCTGGATATAGCGCCCTGGAGGCTTTGGGCACAGAGAAATAACCACTAACATTTTTGAGCTCTTACCACGTGCTCAGAAAAAATCCCTAAGAAGACACTGcgagaattagatgaggaaacagaagaacagagacctcaaatagtttccccaaggtcacacagcttataaTTAGAACTAGAATTGGAACTCCAGGCTGGCTTCAGATCTGCCTCTCTCTCATGCCCTCTTTAATATCCTTTGCAAACCAATGGTAGAAGCCTGTATGTTGGAGAGGTGGTACCTTCAACTATGTCCCCCATCACCGCAGAGGTGGCACATGGCAgggatctgatggagctgaactGACATCATTTAGCATCCCGagcctcctctctgggcctcattttcctcatctgtaaaacggggagAAAGGCCCTGACAGCCACAGTCTGTGTGAGGCTCCTGAGATCTCATGTACAGAAAGTGCTTGGTGTGGAGCCAGGCATGCAGCAGGGGCTGGGCACACGGTGGCCCAAAGGAGCCCCGGGCCTTCACTGATGGGCTTTGTGGCCCCGGACACACCTAGGCCTCCTCACCTGTAAGACAGGCACCATTGTGCCATCCCATGTTCTCACCCAGAGgctctttttctcttccagagGGAGGCCGAGAACATGTCGCTCACCTGCTGTTCCTCAGGGACACCAAGACCTTGATGTTTGGTTCCTACCTGGACGATGAGAAGAACTGGGGGCTGTCTGTCTATGGTAGGCATGCTTAGCAGCCCCAAACTCATGCCCCTCTCAGGCCTCACCCCCCATTCACCCACCCCTGGGGCTGGCCCCTAGAACCCcagccctccctggcctcccgcCAGGCCCCACCATGTCCCCAGTCAGTCTCTTTGCTCCCCCTGCAGCTGACAAGCCAGAGACGACCAAGGAGCAACTCGGAGAGTTCTACGAAGCTCTCAACTGCTTGTGCATTCCCAGGTCAGAAGTCGTGTACACCGATTGGAAAAAGGTAAACGCAAGGGATTGGGCAGTGCCCACCTTGTGCATGGCCCAACTTGGGCAGCCCCAGAGGCCCAGAGCAGGAGAGCTGCCAGGCAAGGCTGCACAGCTAGGCAGATCTTCTGCTTTTAGGCACCTGCCTCACTGTAGGGACAGCTGAGCTCTACAGAGGCCCAGGGGTGGTGGATGAGAGCCCAGGAGGGAGAAGTCCCTGTGAAACCAGGGAGGACCTCAAAGCTAACAGGAGGGAACAGCGTGAGCCACGGGGTTGGGGGATTGGCAATTGGAGGGGACGTAATGCGGGGAGTTACCACCTACAGACGCGTCCCAAACCCCAGGCTTTCACCCCACCTCCACTCCCTGCTCATTTTTAATACCCGTGCAGTGGGGAATTGATACTGTGGTTTTCAATGTCACCCACACTGCAGCACGGCCACAGTCACCATCCCGATTTTTGCTACAAATGAGAATTACTGTATAATGAGCTCCTTAACACTTTTCTTTAAACCTGTGTTTGGAAGACTTGTGTTGGTGTGGCCCTGTGCCCAATGCCTGTGAAATCACAGCACCGATGAGCtggttccaatttttaaaatatatacatgcagTACTTCCATGACtattcaaacaaaaacaattccaTCCATTTGCCACCTGAGATGACCACCAGGGATGTGAACTACCTCCTGCCCCCATCCGCAGTCCCAGCATCCTGGGACAGGGCTTATGAACGCAACCACTGTAGTCAGCTCACCTGATCCACAGCCTGGCACCCCCACTGTCTGGCTAGGGAGCCTCGAATGGGTCCCAAGGCCACCCTGCTCCTCAGTTACATCATCTGCATAGTAGTGGTGGTTGTGAGGAATTCAGGAGCTGCAGCATAAGGGCTCGGCAGGTCctatgtgctcagtaaatgccaGTGATTCTTAAGGGTCTGAGCTCCCATTGTAGAGGCAAGTAAGCTGAGGTTCAGAGACagaaaatgacttgcccaagatcacccagCTGGGAAGTGACAGTGCCAGGGTTGGAGCCCTGGTTGAGCTGGTTCCACAGGCCAGAACTCATTCTGCCCTCTCCCTGGAAGACCTCCCACCCTGTCCCCATGCCTCTGCTTCTCCCTCACCCCAATTCCCCACTGCCTTCTAggataagtgtgagccactggagAAGCAGCACGAGAAGGAGAGGAAACAGGAGGAGGGGGAATCCTAGCAGGACACCGCCTTGGATCAGGACAGAGACTTGGGGGCCATCCTGCCCCTCCAACCCAACATGTGTACCTCAGCTTTTTCCCTCACTTGCATCAATAAAGCTTCTGTATTTGGAACAGCTAAGCTGTtagtcatttgttcattcattcattctgaagCCTGCCCTGAGTTCAACCCTGGCTGGGCACTGGAGAAGACGCTGTCCCTGGTGGGAAGAGCCCCACACACGCCAGGATGGAGGATGACAGGCACCGAGTGCTGTGGgagcccagcactgtgggaagacACTTTCTTCTGCAGGGCGAAaatctgggaaggcttcctggaaggggCATCTGAACCAATCTAGAAAGATGAGGAGCATAATACAACCTGCTGTTCTGTGTACAATGTGTGATGATCAAATCGGGGTCATTTCCACcacctcaaacatttaccatttctttgtgttgggaacattatcACACAgttccccataaatatgtacattatgTGTCCATTTAAAACAATACAAGCAAACAAATGTGAATTTCTAAACTGAGACTACTGTAAGGCCTTTCTCCTAATAGCAAGATTGTAATAAAACTTCAActagtcataaaaaaaaaaaaaaaccctttctgTTTCTGCTGCAAGCAAGGAAATGAGAGGATGCATTTGAGTAACCTTGAGGCAGAAGACCCTAAACAGGAGTGGAGgtgtgatattgtttggctctgtgtccccacccaaatctcacatggAATTTTCAGACCCATGTGTTGGAGgcgggtcctggtgggaggtgattgtatcatgggggtggtttctaatggtttagcaccatctcccgAGTGCTGTTTCTCACAAGAtctcattgtttaaaagtgtgtagcacctccccctttgctctgtctctcctgctgtcTTGTGAAGAAGGgacttgcttcctctttgccttccaccatgattgtaagtttcctgaggcctcccagccatgcttcctctgaagcctgcagaactgtgagtcaattaaacctctttttttcataaactacccagtctcaggtatttctttatagcaatgtgagaacagactaatacaaggtggatggggtggggagagttCAGGCATGTGGTGCCAATCACAAGGACCTTATTCCAGTATTACCATGGCCATCGGGGGAGGCACGTTGGGGGGAccaggctggaggcaggaagGCCCGAGTGAAGGCTGCTGTAGGCATCCAGGCAAGAGACGGTTgcctgggccagggcagggcagggcagggaagggctGGGGTGATGCAGAGGGCTTGGGGCCCAGGCCAGAGGGGCTGGGTGTCTCCATGGACGTGTCCTCAGGGTGCTCACCTGGGAGACCCAGAAGAAGGAGACAACACGTAAGGGTGAGGCCGGTCCCTGGAAATCAGCTGACATCCTGCAAATGTGGAGCCCTGAGGTGGAGCCAAGCCCGAGGCACAGCCCACTCAGTGGCACAAGCCACGAAGGGCCAGCCTCACCCAGACCTGGGAGCTCATGATTGACAGCCTCTTGTTACGTGAGGGAAGCAGCACCCCTTCCGTGGCAGAAAAGTTGGGCCTGAGTTGTTCCATCTATTCCGTATGTGCAGCTGCGTATACCATCCAGGGTGATAGGACCATGAGCCTGAGGCTCTGACACCCCAGGGTCCAGTCCTGTGTCCTCAGGCACCACTCCCCTTTGTACCTCCTGTCCCAACAGCCAAGCTCCACAGGGCCAAGACTACAGCATCCTTTGCTCAGCACCCAAACCACTGCTGTGCCCACAGCACGGAGGCTGGGGACACCGAGCTGGTGTCCTCAGAAGGCAAGTGGACAGGACAGCCTCTGGGGTCCCACAATGTCCTGGAACTGAAGGCTCAGAACCTACAGGAAGTTTGTCCATTTCAGTGTTACTTTCAGTGAGACACCATTTTCAACCATACTGAGGAGGATCCGctgaaaaatgaaacagaaatgagTCATGATGGGCAGGGCAGGGAGAAGTGAGGGAGACAAGAAGTGGGGAACATGGAAGAAAAAGCCACGTGAAGAAGAAACCAGAGGTCAAGAGAAAAAGAATCATGGAGGTAGAGGAAGcaaacacacataacaaagaatgtGGACTTTGGGTCAGACCAATGTGAGTTTAAACCCAGGTTCTCTCCCAAACCAGTTTGGGCAGATGGCCCATTGAAACCCCACTCTCCTCATCAGTAAAAGGGGGGCAGAGTGAGGGTCCTGAGAGTTAGCACATGGACTATGTGAAGCAGGACATGCCCAGTGCTTAGCACCGGAATCAGGGTCTAGCAGGTGCTCCCTAAATGGCAGGTGCTGTTTGCTATTGAAAGTACTGgaaggctgggcgccatggctcacgcctgtaatcccagcactttgggaggctgaggtgggtggatcacctgaggctgggagtgcaAGATCAGCCcaactaacatggagaaaccctgtctctactaaaaatacaaaattagccagacgtggtggcgcatgcctgtaatcccagctactcgggaggctgaggcaagagaatcatttgaacccgggaggcggaggttgcagtgagccgagattccaccactgtactccagcctgggcaaccagagcaaaactcagtctcaaaaaaaaaaaaaaaaaaaaaagaaaaaagaataaaaaaagaaagaaaggagcacTGGAGAGTCCAGGTGCATACTCTTGTAGACAGCAACTTGCTGTGTGCCTCATTTACATCTCTGGCCTCAGTCAAAAGGGACTTGGCTAGGCAGCCCCACCTCAAAGCCCTCTGCAGTTGAAAGATTTATGGTTCTGAGATAGGCAAAGGGGGAAAACTGGAGAAACAGAAGCCAccagagggaggcaggcagagcaccCAACAGGTCCCCTGGGAAAGGGCTTGGCTGGGCATCAAACCTACCACCCCATAAACTTGACATTGAAGGCAAAAGTTAATGACATACAGCAGAGACACGGATGGCTTTGggtattttttttgtcttcttttctttttttaagatcaaTATTCATTCTTCATTTGCCCTCGTAaccaaaatagatttttaaatgccTCAAATATACAAACATCATTGATGCACACACATTCCAGAAATGCAGAGGTATGCTGCTGCCACGGGGTAGGGGTGCGGGAGGCGGCCTGGCCTCATGGCCGCAGACTGTGCCCCAGCCCGGGCCTGGCAGGTAGCTGGCCACTGATAAATGCCACTGGGATCCTAGGAGAAGCTGGGGACCATGCGTGAGGTACTGAAGGGGACCATGGTGGATGGCATCCTGGGCACTTTGTAGCTTGTCTGAGGGAAAGGCCTCTGCTGCCATAGAGAAGATGGACACATGTCACCCTGGGGCCCTGACATCCTAAAATGCCCCACTGACTACCAGTCACTAGGAGAAAGGTCTCCGGCTATGCCCTTCCCAGTGATGCTTGCCCCAGAGTGACTGGTCACAGGTGGGGGACAGGTTTGCTCCAGAAACCGTaggcctttcctttcttttctggccCCCTAAGGAGGACCCAAGATCAGGAAAACTccccagtttaaaaaaatatctgtccatctgtatataaaatacctatTATTAGCTGGAGTTGCGCACATGCAGCACCAGGAGAGACTGCCTGAGGTTCTGCCTGGACCGAAGGAGGCCTCGCTCACAGCACCTCTGTGAGGGGACTGGTGCTCCTGGGAAGTCACTTCTCTTGGTGACCGAGCTGACACCCCCTCCACTTGGAAAGCACAGGGACTGAGCAGGCGGGGCCTGTGCTGGAGGGAGACCCTCCTGGTGAGGAGCTATGTGGGCCTTCTGGGCCTCAGCAGCTCCAGCCCACTCCTGGCCCGGCAGGccacctgcccacccacccactcatctgcCTCTGGGTCCCCAGTGAAGTCAGAAGAGGCAGGAGCCCCGCAGGCTGTGAGCCTGGCGCAGGTCGGCCGACAGCGAGCTTCTCATCTGCCTGGTGGTGGAGCGGACGCTCTCGGCAGCCTGCACGGCCCGGCTCAGAGCCTTGTTGAGCTCCTCTAGGTCGCCCAGGTCGAGCTGGATGGAGTGCCGGTGTCTCCGGGCTGGTGGGGGAGAGGCTGTGGGCGGCCACTCGGCGGCTGGTTGGGCTGAGGTAGGTCCTGCGGGCGCATAGTACCTGAGGAGAGAAGTGAGTGGGCTCGTTACACATGGGGAGGGCTGGGGACAAGCCGAGGAGCACCGTGTGTGGGGTCAACCCCCTTCTAAATCCCAGCTGGGCCACTGGCTCCtactctctgggtctcagtttctttacctctaaaatgggaataatgggcACACATCCAGGGATTTCTTAGAAAGATGAAGGAAGATAACAACACGAGTGCCTGACCCAGAACAGGTGTTCAAGGACAGGAAGTTCAATCTACCTGTTCATCTGATTTACTGCCCATCTAGTACATGCCAGCCAGCGTGCCAGGCTCTGGGGTTACAGTGGGACAAGAAAACATGAACCCCTGCAACCTTCTTGGAGCCGGATCTTGGGAAGGCCAGGATCACCCTAGGCTTGATAGCAAAACCCCCTCATTGAAGAATATCTGGGGGTTCCATTTGCCAAGCAAGGGGTGCTGGAgaaaggcaataattaataattaataatagtaataataataataataatagggatTCTGCAGGAGTGGGAGGGTCTGGCCCCATGTCCTGGGAAGTGGGTAGAAGAGCATCCTTCCTAGCCCAGTCCTATAGGAATGTGAGGTGTTGTTTTAAAGTGCTGTGGGAATGGGCTGACAAGCCCATTGAGATGAAGCACGGATTTCCCTAAGAGGTGACAATGGCATCCATCAGGGCCACTAAGTTTAAGGTTCAAGGAAACCAGCAGTGGGCAAGAGGGGGTGTGGCCTCAGCACTGTTAAATAAAGGGTGTGTGTGGTGGAGGAGGGAGATAAAGAAGCATGGACCTAAATCAGGAATAAATTTAGGAGGACGCAGCAGAGTCATTCATTGGCATCTTGCTTTGGCACACTGTAAACTCTGGCTTTATTCCAGAGCCCCCACTGTCTAACTTGCATTGTTATACAGTGTGTAGAAACAGATGAtccaaacagacatttctccaaaggagatATTCAAATGGACAATacgtacatgaaaagatgcataTCCTTAGCCATCAGGAAATGCAAAGTGAAACCATTGCACACCCCCTAACATCAAAAAGGACAGACAgcaacaagtgttgacaagaatgtggagaaactggaatcctcagcactgctggtgggaatgtaaatggtggagccactgtggaaaacagtctgacaGTTCCTCCAACAGTTAAACCCAGTGCCTAGCCCAGGGCTGGCATCCTCATCTTTGGTACCCATGTACCAGTTGGTgcctttatctttattttacagatgagcaaagcgGAGCTCAGAGAAGCTAAGTGATTCAGGAGGC
This window encodes:
- the LOC109028196 gene encoding alpha-1-acid glycoprotein 2, which codes for MALSWVLTVLSLLPLLEAQIPLCANLVPVPITNATLDRISGKWFYIASAFRNEEYNKSVQEIQATFFYFTPNKTEDTIFLREYQTRQNQCFYNSSYLNVQRENGTVSRYEGGREHVAHLLFLRDTKTLMFGSYLDDEKNWGLSVYADKPETTKEQLGEFYEALNCLCIPRSEVVYTDWKKDKCEPLEKQHEKERKQEEGES